A single Streptomyces sp. Edi2 DNA region contains:
- the trpB gene encoding tryptophan synthase subunit beta, with amino-acid sequence MSSDFFLPDPEGRVPSAEGYFGAFGGKFIPEALVAAVDEVAAEYEKAKADPAFAAELNDLMVNYTGRPSALTEVSRFAEHAGGARVFLKREDLNHTGSHKINNVLGQALLTKRMGKTRVIAETGAGQHGVATATACALFGLECTIYMGEIDTQRQALNVARMRMLGAEVIAVKSGSRTLKDAINEAFRDWVANVDHTHYLFGTVAGPHPFPAMVRDFHRVIGVEARRQILERAGRLPDAAVACVGGGSNAIGLFHAFLPDAGVRLVGCEPAGHGIATGEHAATLSAGEPGILHGSRSYVLQDEEGQITEPYSISAGLDYPGIGPEHAYLKDSGRGEYRAVTDDAAMQALRLLSQTEGIIPAIESAHALAGALDLGKELGSDGLIVVNLSGRGDKDMDTAARYFDLYDTDAAVEADNGTAGAEIEGDVK; translated from the coding sequence ATGTCCTCCGATTTCTTCCTTCCCGACCCCGAGGGGCGCGTCCCCAGCGCCGAAGGCTATTTCGGCGCCTTCGGCGGCAAGTTCATCCCCGAGGCGCTGGTCGCCGCGGTCGACGAGGTCGCCGCCGAGTACGAGAAGGCCAAGGCGGACCCCGCGTTCGCCGCCGAGCTCAACGACCTGATGGTCAACTACACCGGGCGCCCCAGCGCGCTCACCGAGGTGTCGCGGTTCGCCGAACACGCCGGCGGGGCCCGGGTGTTCCTCAAGCGCGAGGACCTCAACCACACCGGCTCGCACAAGATCAACAACGTACTGGGCCAGGCGCTGCTCACCAAGCGGATGGGCAAGACCCGGGTCATCGCCGAGACCGGCGCCGGCCAGCACGGCGTCGCCACCGCCACCGCCTGCGCGCTCTTCGGTCTCGAATGCACCATCTACATGGGCGAGATCGACACCCAGCGGCAGGCTCTCAACGTGGCCCGGATGCGGATGCTCGGCGCCGAGGTCATCGCCGTGAAGTCCGGCAGCCGCACCCTCAAGGACGCCATCAACGAGGCCTTCCGCGACTGGGTGGCCAACGTCGACCACACCCACTACCTGTTCGGGACCGTCGCGGGACCGCACCCCTTCCCCGCGATGGTGCGCGACTTCCACCGCGTCATCGGCGTCGAGGCGCGCCGCCAGATCCTGGAGCGCGCGGGCCGCCTGCCGGACGCGGCCGTCGCCTGTGTCGGCGGCGGCTCCAACGCCATCGGGCTCTTCCACGCCTTCCTCCCGGACGCCGGCGTACGGCTCGTCGGCTGCGAGCCGGCCGGCCACGGCATCGCGACCGGCGAGCACGCGGCCACCCTGAGCGCCGGTGAGCCGGGCATCCTGCACGGCTCCCGGAGCTACGTCCTGCAGGACGAGGAGGGCCAGATCACCGAGCCGTACTCCATCTCGGCCGGCCTCGACTACCCGGGCATCGGGCCCGAGCACGCCTACCTCAAGGACAGCGGCCGCGGTGAGTACCGCGCCGTCACCGACGACGCCGCGATGCAGGCGCTGCGCCTGCTCTCGCAGACCGAGGGCATCATCCCGGCCATCGAGAGCGCCCACGCGCTCGCCGGTGCCCTGGACCTCGGCAAGGAGCTCGGCAGCGACGGACTGATCGTCGTCAACCTGTCCGGGCGCGGCGACAAGGACATGGACACCGCCGCCCGTTACTTCGACCTGTACGACACGGACGCCGCCGTCGAGGCGGACAACGGCACCGCCGGCGCGGAGATCGAAGGGGACGTCAAGTGA
- the trpA gene encoding tryptophan synthase subunit alpha produces the protein MSGNIKLLSDTLAAAKAEGRSALIAYLPAGFPTVDGGIEAAKAVFDGGADVVEVGLPHSDPVLDGPVIQTADDIALRGGVKIADVMRTVREAHRATGKPVLVMTYWNPIDRYGIERFTAELAEAGGAGCILPDLPVQESATWREHADKHGLATVFVVAPSSKDARLAEITAAGSGFVYAASLMGVTGTRESVGAQAQDLVRRTKATTALPVCVGLGVSNPEQAAEVAQFADGVIVGSAFVKRLLAADGDLADGLAGIRALAAELAEGVRKRA, from the coding sequence GTGAGCGGGAACATCAAGCTGTTGAGTGACACCCTCGCCGCCGCCAAGGCCGAGGGCCGCTCCGCCCTCATCGCCTACCTGCCGGCCGGGTTCCCGACCGTCGACGGCGGCATCGAGGCGGCCAAGGCCGTCTTCGACGGCGGCGCGGACGTCGTGGAGGTCGGGCTGCCGCACAGCGACCCGGTCCTGGACGGCCCCGTCATCCAGACCGCCGACGACATCGCCCTGCGCGGCGGGGTGAAGATCGCGGACGTGATGCGGACGGTGCGCGAGGCACACCGGGCCACCGGCAAGCCCGTCCTCGTCATGACGTACTGGAACCCGATCGACCGCTACGGCATCGAGCGGTTCACCGCCGAGCTCGCCGAGGCGGGCGGCGCCGGCTGCATCCTGCCCGACCTGCCGGTCCAGGAGTCCGCGACCTGGCGGGAGCACGCCGACAAGCACGGCCTCGCCACCGTCTTCGTCGTCGCCCCCAGCAGCAAGGACGCGCGGCTGGCCGAGATCACGGCCGCGGGCTCCGGCTTCGTCTACGCCGCCTCGCTGATGGGCGTCACGGGCACCCGTGAGTCGGTGGGGGCGCAGGCGCAGGACCTCGTGCGGCGTACCAAGGCGACCACCGCCCTGCCGGTCTGCGTCGGCCTGGGCGTCTCCAACCCCGAACAGGCCGCCGAGGTGGCTCAGTTCGCGGACGGAGTGATTGTCGGCTCGGCGTTCGTCAAGCGGCTGCTGGCGGCGGACGGCGACCTGGCGGACGGTCTCGCCGGGATCCGCGCCCTGGCAGCCGAGCTGGCCGAGGGCGTGCGCAAGCGGGCCTAG